Proteins co-encoded in one Pseudopipra pipra isolate bDixPip1 chromosome 12, bDixPip1.hap1, whole genome shotgun sequence genomic window:
- the ZNF710 gene encoding zinc finger protein 710 isoform X3 → MRKGRDNLSQHRGLPTGPDPRGHGHGFAEPARGGREPGTARAGRDSHDGVGQWREMNRFSECGTQTDAVVVLSLAQAAVLGLVSDNELLGATITPAGFFPGLAGELPDNTAAEPGEPEGEEQVLGDGQDEDTLEAEFSLEKHARRRKRPPVRLVPKVKSEKAEVEAETSYDTPVPGDDEGEGQRGHPPQPPEPGQEPAVHSGAMKMIDLGTFSRKPRRLRHLRRHRELEGTERRRGGDDPEGGPAGALRTTGTFEAGAPSPGEVEAPAPGDPEQVKSEQGCGWQEPGELEAEVAGGTSERSRKAQLDRLDINVQIDDSYLVEAGDRQKRWQCRMCEKSYTSKYNLVTHILGHNGIKPHSCPHCNKLFKQPSHLQTHLLTHQGTRPHKCGVCSKAFTQTSHLKRHMLLHTDIKPYSCRFCGRGFAYPSELKAHEVKHESGRCHVCVECGLDFSTLTQLKRHLATHQGPTLYQCLECSKSFHYRSQLQNHMLKHQNVRPFVCTECGMEFSQIHHLKQHSLTHKGVKEFKCEVCGREFTLQANMKRHMLIHTSVRPYQCHICFKTFVQKQTLKTHMIVHSPVKPFKCKVCGKSFNRMYNLLGHMHLHAGSKPFKCPYCSSKFNLKGNLSRHMKVKHGVMDISLDSQDAMMELAGPDHAELDGQQEMDDFEEENSYSYGAVGNPPDEHALAEQAMKEMAYYNML, encoded by the exons ccatGACGGCGTAGGCCAGTGGCGAGAGATGAACCGGTTCAGCGAGTGCGGGACGCAGACGGATGCGGTGGTGGTGCtgtccctggcacaggctgcagtCCTGGGCCTGGTGTCCGATAATGAACTGCTTGGGGCCACCATCACCCCTGCTGGCTTCTTCCCGGGGCTGGCCGGGGAGCTGCCGGACAACACCGCGGCAGAGCCTGGGGAGCCCGAGGGCGAGGAGCAGGTGCTCggggatgggcaggatgaggACACCCTGGAAGCAGAGTTCTCCCTGGAGAAGCACGCCCGGAGGAGGAAGCGGCCACCTGTGAGGCTGGTGCCCAAGGTCAAGAGTGAGAAGGCAGAGGTGGAGGCAGAAACGTCATACGACACGCCCGTCCCTGGGGACGACGAAGGCGAGGGGCAGCGAGGCCACCCgccccagcccccagagccCGGCCAGGAGCCGGCAGTGCACAGCGGTGCCATGAAGATGATTGACCTGGGCACCTTCAGCAGGAAGCCCCGGCGCCTGCGGCACCTGCGGCGGCACCGGGAGCTGGAGGGCACCGAGCGGCGCCGCGGGGGTGACGACCCAGagggcggccccgcgggggcCCTGCGGACCACGGGCACGTTCGAGGCGGGCGCCCCGTCCCCTGGTGAGGTGGAGGCCCCCGCGCCGGGGGACCCCGAGCAGGTGAAGAGcgagcagggctgtggctggcaggagccaggggagctggaggcagaggtggCCGGTGGCACCAGCGAGCGCAGCAGGAAGGCGCAGCTGGACCGGCTGGACATCAACGTGCAGATCGACGACTCCTACCTGGTGGAGGCCGGGGACCGCCAGAAGCGCTGGCAGTGCCGCATGTGCGAGAAGTCCTACACCTCCAAGTACAACCTGGTGACCCACATCCTGGGCCACAATGGCATCAAGCCCCACTCCTGCCCACACTGCAACAAGCTGTTCAAGCAGCCCAGCCACCTGCAGACCCACCTGCTGACCCACCAGGGCACGCGGCCCCACAAGTGCGGGGTGTGCAGCAAAGCTTTCACCCAGACCAGCCACCTGAAGCGGCACATGCTGCTGCACACTGACATCAAGCCCTACAGCTGCCGCTTCTGTGGCCGTGGCTTTGCCTACCCCAGCGAGCTGAAGGCGCACGAGGTGAAGCACGAGAGTGGGCGCTGCCACGTGTGCGTGGAGTGCGGGCTGGACTTCTCCACGCTCACCCAGCTGAAGCGACACCTGGCCACACACCAGGGCCCCACGCTCTACCAGTGCCTGGAGTGCAGCAAATCCTTCCACTACCGCAGCCAGCTGCAGAACCACATGCTGAAGCACCAGAATGTCCGGCCCTTTGTCTGCACAGAGTGTGGGATGGAGTTCAGCCAGATCCACCACCTCAAGCAGCACTCGCTCACGCACAAG GGTGTGAAGGAGTTCAAGTGCGAGGTGTGCGGGCGGGAGTTCACGCTCCAGGCCAACATGAAGCGGCACATGCTGATCCACACCAGTGTCCGCCCCTACCAGTGCCACATCTGCTTCAAGACCTTCGTGCAGAAGCAGACGCTCAAGACCCACATGATCGTGCACTCGCCTGTGAAGCCATTCAAGTGCAAG GTCTGTGGGAAGTCCTTCAACCGCATGTACAACCTGCTGGGCCACATGCACCTGCACGCTGGCAGCAAGCCCTTCAAGTGTCCCTACTGCTCCAGCAAGTTCAACCTGAAGGGCAACCTCAGCCGGCACATGAAGGTCAAGCATGGGGTGATGGACATCAGCCTGGACAGCCAAG ATGCCATGATGGAGCTGGCCGGGCCCGACCACGCCGAGCTGGATGGGCAGCAGGAGATGGACGACTTTGAGGAGGAGAACTCTTACAGCTACGGGGCAGTGGGCAACCCCCCGGACGAGCACGCGCTGGCCGAGCAGGCCATGAAGGAGATGGCGTACTACAACATGTTGTAG
- the ZNF710 gene encoding zinc finger protein 710 isoform X5, whose amino-acid sequence MRKGRDNLSQHRGLPTGPDPRGHGHGFAEPARGGREPGTARAGRDSAGPGAAAAAPWSRRHDGVGQWREMNRFSECGTQTDAVVVLSLAQAAVLGLVSDNELLGATITPAGFFPGLAGELPDNTAAEPGEPEGEEQVLGDGQDEDTLEAEFSLEKHARRRKRPPVRLVPKVKSEKAEVEAETSYDTPVPGDDEGEGQRGHPPQPPEPGQEPAVHSGAMKMIDLGTFSRKPRRLRHLRRHRELEGTERRRGGDDPEGGPAGALRTTGTFEAGAPSPGEVEAPAPGDPEQVKSEQGCGWQEPGELEAEVAGGTSERSRKAQLDRLDINVQIDDSYLVEAGDRQKRWQCRMCEKSYTSKYNLVTHILGHNGIKPHSCPHCNKLFKQPSHLQTHLLTHQGTRPHKCGVCSKAFTQTSHLKRHMLLHTDIKPYSCRFCGRGFAYPSELKAHEVKHESGRCHVCVECGLDFSTLTQLKRHLATHQGPTLYQCLECSKSFHYRSQLQNHMLKHQNVRPFVCTECGMEFSQIHHLKQHSLTHKGVKEFKCEVCGREFTLQANMKRHMLIHTSVRPYQCHICFKTFVQKQTLKTHMIVHSPVKPFKCKVCGKSFNRMYNLLGHMHLHAGSKPFKCPYCSSKFNLKGNLSRHMKVKHGVMDISLDSQDAMMELAGPDHAELDGQQEMDDFEEENSYSYGAVGNPPDEHALAEQAMKEMAYYNML is encoded by the exons ccatGACGGCGTAGGCCAGTGGCGAGAGATGAACCGGTTCAGCGAGTGCGGGACGCAGACGGATGCGGTGGTGGTGCtgtccctggcacaggctgcagtCCTGGGCCTGGTGTCCGATAATGAACTGCTTGGGGCCACCATCACCCCTGCTGGCTTCTTCCCGGGGCTGGCCGGGGAGCTGCCGGACAACACCGCGGCAGAGCCTGGGGAGCCCGAGGGCGAGGAGCAGGTGCTCggggatgggcaggatgaggACACCCTGGAAGCAGAGTTCTCCCTGGAGAAGCACGCCCGGAGGAGGAAGCGGCCACCTGTGAGGCTGGTGCCCAAGGTCAAGAGTGAGAAGGCAGAGGTGGAGGCAGAAACGTCATACGACACGCCCGTCCCTGGGGACGACGAAGGCGAGGGGCAGCGAGGCCACCCgccccagcccccagagccCGGCCAGGAGCCGGCAGTGCACAGCGGTGCCATGAAGATGATTGACCTGGGCACCTTCAGCAGGAAGCCCCGGCGCCTGCGGCACCTGCGGCGGCACCGGGAGCTGGAGGGCACCGAGCGGCGCCGCGGGGGTGACGACCCAGagggcggccccgcgggggcCCTGCGGACCACGGGCACGTTCGAGGCGGGCGCCCCGTCCCCTGGTGAGGTGGAGGCCCCCGCGCCGGGGGACCCCGAGCAGGTGAAGAGcgagcagggctgtggctggcaggagccaggggagctggaggcagaggtggCCGGTGGCACCAGCGAGCGCAGCAGGAAGGCGCAGCTGGACCGGCTGGACATCAACGTGCAGATCGACGACTCCTACCTGGTGGAGGCCGGGGACCGCCAGAAGCGCTGGCAGTGCCGCATGTGCGAGAAGTCCTACACCTCCAAGTACAACCTGGTGACCCACATCCTGGGCCACAATGGCATCAAGCCCCACTCCTGCCCACACTGCAACAAGCTGTTCAAGCAGCCCAGCCACCTGCAGACCCACCTGCTGACCCACCAGGGCACGCGGCCCCACAAGTGCGGGGTGTGCAGCAAAGCTTTCACCCAGACCAGCCACCTGAAGCGGCACATGCTGCTGCACACTGACATCAAGCCCTACAGCTGCCGCTTCTGTGGCCGTGGCTTTGCCTACCCCAGCGAGCTGAAGGCGCACGAGGTGAAGCACGAGAGTGGGCGCTGCCACGTGTGCGTGGAGTGCGGGCTGGACTTCTCCACGCTCACCCAGCTGAAGCGACACCTGGCCACACACCAGGGCCCCACGCTCTACCAGTGCCTGGAGTGCAGCAAATCCTTCCACTACCGCAGCCAGCTGCAGAACCACATGCTGAAGCACCAGAATGTCCGGCCCTTTGTCTGCACAGAGTGTGGGATGGAGTTCAGCCAGATCCACCACCTCAAGCAGCACTCGCTCACGCACAAG GGTGTGAAGGAGTTCAAGTGCGAGGTGTGCGGGCGGGAGTTCACGCTCCAGGCCAACATGAAGCGGCACATGCTGATCCACACCAGTGTCCGCCCCTACCAGTGCCACATCTGCTTCAAGACCTTCGTGCAGAAGCAGACGCTCAAGACCCACATGATCGTGCACTCGCCTGTGAAGCCATTCAAGTGCAAG GTCTGTGGGAAGTCCTTCAACCGCATGTACAACCTGCTGGGCCACATGCACCTGCACGCTGGCAGCAAGCCCTTCAAGTGTCCCTACTGCTCCAGCAAGTTCAACCTGAAGGGCAACCTCAGCCGGCACATGAAGGTCAAGCATGGGGTGATGGACATCAGCCTGGACAGCCAAG ATGCCATGATGGAGCTGGCCGGGCCCGACCACGCCGAGCTGGATGGGCAGCAGGAGATGGACGACTTTGAGGAGGAGAACTCTTACAGCTACGGGGCAGTGGGCAACCCCCCGGACGAGCACGCGCTGGCCGAGCAGGCCATGAAGGAGATGGCGTACTACAACATGTTGTAG
- the ZNF710 gene encoding zinc finger protein 710 isoform X4: MNRFSECGTQTDAVVVLSLAQAAVLGLVSDNELLGATITPAGFFPGLAGELPDNTAAEPGEPEGEEQVLGDGQDEDTLEAEFSLEKHARRRKRPPVRLVPKVKSEKAEVEAETSYDTPVPGDDEGEGQRGHPPQPPEPGQEPAVHSGAMKMIDLGTFSRKPRRLRHLRRHRELEGTERRRGGDDPEGGPAGALRTTGTFEAGAPSPGEVEAPAPGDPEQVKSEQGCGWQEPGELEAEVAGGTSERSRKAQLDRLDINVQIDDSYLVEAGDRQKRWQCRMCEKSYTSKYNLVTHILGHNGIKPHSCPHCNKLFKQPSHLQTHLLTHQGTRPHKCGVCSKAFTQTSHLKRHMLLHTDIKPYSCRFCGRGFAYPSELKAHEVKHESGRCHVCVECGLDFSTLTQLKRHLATHQGPTLYQCLECSKSFHYRSQLQNHMLKHQNVRPFVCTECGMEFSQIHHLKQHSLTHKGVKEFKCEVCGREFTLQANMKRHMLIHTSVRPYQCHICFKTFVQKQTLKTHMIVHSPVKPFKCKVCGKSFNRMYNLLGHMHLHAGSKPFKCPYCSSKFNLKGNLSRHMKVKHGVMDISLDSQDAMMELAGPDHAELDGQQEMDDFEEENSYSYGAVGNPPDEHALAEQAMKEMAYYNML, encoded by the exons ATGAACCGGTTCAGCGAGTGCGGGACGCAGACGGATGCGGTGGTGGTGCtgtccctggcacaggctgcagtCCTGGGCCTGGTGTCCGATAATGAACTGCTTGGGGCCACCATCACCCCTGCTGGCTTCTTCCCGGGGCTGGCCGGGGAGCTGCCGGACAACACCGCGGCAGAGCCTGGGGAGCCCGAGGGCGAGGAGCAGGTGCTCggggatgggcaggatgaggACACCCTGGAAGCAGAGTTCTCCCTGGAGAAGCACGCCCGGAGGAGGAAGCGGCCACCTGTGAGGCTGGTGCCCAAGGTCAAGAGTGAGAAGGCAGAGGTGGAGGCAGAAACGTCATACGACACGCCCGTCCCTGGGGACGACGAAGGCGAGGGGCAGCGAGGCCACCCgccccagcccccagagccCGGCCAGGAGCCGGCAGTGCACAGCGGTGCCATGAAGATGATTGACCTGGGCACCTTCAGCAGGAAGCCCCGGCGCCTGCGGCACCTGCGGCGGCACCGGGAGCTGGAGGGCACCGAGCGGCGCCGCGGGGGTGACGACCCAGagggcggccccgcgggggcCCTGCGGACCACGGGCACGTTCGAGGCGGGCGCCCCGTCCCCTGGTGAGGTGGAGGCCCCCGCGCCGGGGGACCCCGAGCAGGTGAAGAGcgagcagggctgtggctggcaggagccaggggagctggaggcagaggtggCCGGTGGCACCAGCGAGCGCAGCAGGAAGGCGCAGCTGGACCGGCTGGACATCAACGTGCAGATCGACGACTCCTACCTGGTGGAGGCCGGGGACCGCCAGAAGCGCTGGCAGTGCCGCATGTGCGAGAAGTCCTACACCTCCAAGTACAACCTGGTGACCCACATCCTGGGCCACAATGGCATCAAGCCCCACTCCTGCCCACACTGCAACAAGCTGTTCAAGCAGCCCAGCCACCTGCAGACCCACCTGCTGACCCACCAGGGCACGCGGCCCCACAAGTGCGGGGTGTGCAGCAAAGCTTTCACCCAGACCAGCCACCTGAAGCGGCACATGCTGCTGCACACTGACATCAAGCCCTACAGCTGCCGCTTCTGTGGCCGTGGCTTTGCCTACCCCAGCGAGCTGAAGGCGCACGAGGTGAAGCACGAGAGTGGGCGCTGCCACGTGTGCGTGGAGTGCGGGCTGGACTTCTCCACGCTCACCCAGCTGAAGCGACACCTGGCCACACACCAGGGCCCCACGCTCTACCAGTGCCTGGAGTGCAGCAAATCCTTCCACTACCGCAGCCAGCTGCAGAACCACATGCTGAAGCACCAGAATGTCCGGCCCTTTGTCTGCACAGAGTGTGGGATGGAGTTCAGCCAGATCCACCACCTCAAGCAGCACTCGCTCACGCACAAG GGTGTGAAGGAGTTCAAGTGCGAGGTGTGCGGGCGGGAGTTCACGCTCCAGGCCAACATGAAGCGGCACATGCTGATCCACACCAGTGTCCGCCCCTACCAGTGCCACATCTGCTTCAAGACCTTCGTGCAGAAGCAGACGCTCAAGACCCACATGATCGTGCACTCGCCTGTGAAGCCATTCAAGTGCAAG GTCTGTGGGAAGTCCTTCAACCGCATGTACAACCTGCTGGGCCACATGCACCTGCACGCTGGCAGCAAGCCCTTCAAGTGTCCCTACTGCTCCAGCAAGTTCAACCTGAAGGGCAACCTCAGCCGGCACATGAAGGTCAAGCATGGGGTGATGGACATCAGCCTGGACAGCCAAG ATGCCATGATGGAGCTGGCCGGGCCCGACCACGCCGAGCTGGATGGGCAGCAGGAGATGGACGACTTTGAGGAGGAGAACTCTTACAGCTACGGGGCAGTGGGCAACCCCCCGGACGAGCACGCGCTGGCCGAGCAGGCCATGAAGGAGATGGCGTACTACAACATGTTGTAG
- the IDH2 gene encoding isocitrate dehydrogenase [NADP], mitochondrial isoform X2, protein MGLCGPRRMPWPHTRVRSCGARGASLTPSSCSPDADKRIKVANPVVEMDGDEMTRIIWAFIKEKLILPNVDVQLKYFDLGLPHRDKTDDQVTIDSALATQKYSVAVKCATITPDEARVEEFKLKKMWKSPNGTIRNILGGTVFREPIICKNIPRLVPGWTKPITIGRHAHGDQYKATDFVVSKSGTFKMVFTPKDGSGAKEWEVFNFPGGGVGMGMYNTDESISGFAHSCFQYAIQKKWPLYLSTKNTILKAYDGRFKDVFQEIFDKHYKTEFDKLKIWYEHRLIDDMVAQMLKSSGGFVWACKNYDGDVQSDILAQGFGSLGLMTSVLVCPDGKTIEAEAAHGTVTRHYREHQKGRPTSTNPIASIFAWTRGLEHRGKLDSNPDLIKFAQTLEKVCVDTVEGGTMTKDLAGCIHGLANVKLNEHFVNTTDFLDAIKNNLDKALGKK, encoded by the exons ATGGGGCTGTGTGGTCCCCGCAGGATGCCCTGGCCACACACCAGGGTGAGGAGCTGCGGGGCCAGGGGTGCATCCCTAAcaccctccagctgctccccagaTGCTGACAAGCGGATTAAGGTGGCCAACCCAGTGGTGGAGATGGATGGGGACGAGATGACGAGGATCATCTGGGCCTTCATCAAGGAGAAG ctcatcctgcccaaCGTGGATGTCCAGCTGAAGTACTTCGACCTGGGACTGCCACACCGGGACAAGACAGATGACCAAGTCACCATTGATTCGGCACTGGCCACCCAGAAGTACAGTGTGGCTGTCAAGTGTGCCACCATTACGCCCGATGAAGCCAGGGTGGAAG AGTTCAAGCTGAAGAAGATGTGGAAGAGCCCCAATGGCACCATTCGAAACATCCTGGGGGGGACAGTGTTCCGAGAGCCCATCATCTGCAAGAACATCCCCCGCCTGGTGCCCGGCTGGACCAAGCCCATCACCATCGGCCGCCATGCCCACGGCGACCAG TACAAAGCCACTGACTTCGTGGTGAGCAAGTCTGGGACGTTCAAGATGGTCTTCACGCCGAAGGATGGCAGTGGGGCCAAGGAGTGGGAGGTGTTCAACTTCCCCGGTGGCGGCGTGGGCATGGGCATGTACAACACAGACGAG TCCATCTCGGGCTTCGCGCACAGCTGCTTCCAGTACGCCATCCAGAAGAAGTGGCCACTCTACCTGAGCACCAAGAACACCATCCTCAAGGCCTATGACGGGCGCTTCAAGGACGTCTTCCAGGAGATCTTTGATAA GCACTACAAGACTGAGTTTGACAAGCTGAAGATCTGGTACGAGCACCGGCTCATTGACGACATGGTCGCCCAGATGCTGAAATCCTCTGGCGGCTTCGTCTGGGCCTGCAAGAACTACGACGGGGATGTGCAGTCAGACATCCTGGCACAAG GgttcggctccctggggttgATGACCTCTGTCCTGGTGTGTCCGGATGGGAAGACCATCGAGGCTGAGGCCGCCCACGGCACTGTCACCCGCCACTACCGGGAGCACCAGAAG GGACGACCCACCAGCACCAACCCCATTGCCAGCATCTTCGCCTGGACGCGTGGCCTGGAGCACCGGGGCAAGCTGGACAGTAACCCCGACCTCATCAA GTTTGCACAGACGCTGGAGAAGGTCTGTGTGGACACCGTGGAGGGCGGAACGATGACGAAGGATCTCGCCGGCTGCATCCACGGCCTCGCCAA TGTGAAGCTGAATGAGCACTTTGTGAACACCACAGACTTCCTCGACGCCATCAAGAACAACTTGGACAAGGCCCTGGGCAAGAAGTAG
- the IDH2 gene encoding isocitrate dehydrogenase [NADP], mitochondrial isoform X1 codes for MAARYLRAAPALSRLSRRPLPAACAGQRRHYADKRIKVANPVVEMDGDEMTRIIWAFIKEKLILPNVDVQLKYFDLGLPHRDKTDDQVTIDSALATQKYSVAVKCATITPDEARVEEFKLKKMWKSPNGTIRNILGGTVFREPIICKNIPRLVPGWTKPITIGRHAHGDQYKATDFVVSKSGTFKMVFTPKDGSGAKEWEVFNFPGGGVGMGMYNTDESISGFAHSCFQYAIQKKWPLYLSTKNTILKAYDGRFKDVFQEIFDKHYKTEFDKLKIWYEHRLIDDMVAQMLKSSGGFVWACKNYDGDVQSDILAQGFGSLGLMTSVLVCPDGKTIEAEAAHGTVTRHYREHQKGRPTSTNPIASIFAWTRGLEHRGKLDSNPDLIKFAQTLEKVCVDTVEGGTMTKDLAGCIHGLANVKLNEHFVNTTDFLDAIKNNLDKALGKK; via the exons ATGGCCGCCCGCTACCTCCGCGCCGCCCCGGCGCTGAGCCGCCTGTCCCgccgcccgctccccgccgcctgcgcggggcagcgccggcacT aTGCTGACAAGCGGATTAAGGTGGCCAACCCAGTGGTGGAGATGGATGGGGACGAGATGACGAGGATCATCTGGGCCTTCATCAAGGAGAAG ctcatcctgcccaaCGTGGATGTCCAGCTGAAGTACTTCGACCTGGGACTGCCACACCGGGACAAGACAGATGACCAAGTCACCATTGATTCGGCACTGGCCACCCAGAAGTACAGTGTGGCTGTCAAGTGTGCCACCATTACGCCCGATGAAGCCAGGGTGGAAG AGTTCAAGCTGAAGAAGATGTGGAAGAGCCCCAATGGCACCATTCGAAACATCCTGGGGGGGACAGTGTTCCGAGAGCCCATCATCTGCAAGAACATCCCCCGCCTGGTGCCCGGCTGGACCAAGCCCATCACCATCGGCCGCCATGCCCACGGCGACCAG TACAAAGCCACTGACTTCGTGGTGAGCAAGTCTGGGACGTTCAAGATGGTCTTCACGCCGAAGGATGGCAGTGGGGCCAAGGAGTGGGAGGTGTTCAACTTCCCCGGTGGCGGCGTGGGCATGGGCATGTACAACACAGACGAG TCCATCTCGGGCTTCGCGCACAGCTGCTTCCAGTACGCCATCCAGAAGAAGTGGCCACTCTACCTGAGCACCAAGAACACCATCCTCAAGGCCTATGACGGGCGCTTCAAGGACGTCTTCCAGGAGATCTTTGATAA GCACTACAAGACTGAGTTTGACAAGCTGAAGATCTGGTACGAGCACCGGCTCATTGACGACATGGTCGCCCAGATGCTGAAATCCTCTGGCGGCTTCGTCTGGGCCTGCAAGAACTACGACGGGGATGTGCAGTCAGACATCCTGGCACAAG GgttcggctccctggggttgATGACCTCTGTCCTGGTGTGTCCGGATGGGAAGACCATCGAGGCTGAGGCCGCCCACGGCACTGTCACCCGCCACTACCGGGAGCACCAGAAG GGACGACCCACCAGCACCAACCCCATTGCCAGCATCTTCGCCTGGACGCGTGGCCTGGAGCACCGGGGCAAGCTGGACAGTAACCCCGACCTCATCAA GTTTGCACAGACGCTGGAGAAGGTCTGTGTGGACACCGTGGAGGGCGGAACGATGACGAAGGATCTCGCCGGCTGCATCCACGGCCTCGCCAA TGTGAAGCTGAATGAGCACTTTGTGAACACCACAGACTTCCTCGACGCCATCAAGAACAACTTGGACAAGGCCCTGGGCAAGAAGTAG